Proteins found in one Chaetodon auriga isolate fChaAug3 chromosome 12, fChaAug3.hap1, whole genome shotgun sequence genomic segment:
- the hfm1 gene encoding putative ATP-dependent DNA helicase HFM1 produces the protein MLDSNDCTLSLDNLFFEKPIVHQVKPLHQEASPWQLEVPPSLSQIPDTQDMQEEAEFLSTLYSSSQKPKTFLPPFKASAGLKVLPSKINSPYSSKNGETEIETRVGSNCPSRSDSLWGSEGFMDYSRGASQSGRGGDETLQDPDHVAVSGRCLSLDHSRVPPLRRSLFKVQVLNNGGDSSNTYDLSRSCSQTASRPQTFLSQVAMATVPPPLQPPRATVSQAAPPFSTKPRFSPPPPLGSSAASGRPPQQAAHAEMQDKGTKRAFVPPMTPQPLCIQGSSGSGVLRPVSEIPAKFRSVFSEFPFFNYVQSKALDDVLYTGKNFVACAPTGSGKTVLFELAIIRLLMETSEPWRDVKAVYMAPIKALCSQCFESWKNKFGPLGLSCKELTGDTEIDDFFEIQDSHIILTTPEKWDSMTRKWKDNCLLQLVRLFLIDEVHVVKDSTRGATLEVVVSRMKAVHAYRTAQNPKTGLSMRFVAVSATIPNISDIADWLSNESGPATYLAMDESHRPVKLRKVVLGFPCSPNQTEFKFDLSLNYKMASIIQTYSDQKPALVFCSTRKGAQQSATVLAKDARFIMSMEHKQRLLKYANSILDSKLRDLVMIGVGYHHAGVDLSDRKLIEKAFTLGDLPVLFTTRTLAMGVNLPAHLVVIKSTMQYVAGSCEEYSEADLLQMIGRAGRPQFDTSATAVIMTKIQTKDKYMKLMNGMEIIESSLHCHLVEHLNAEIVLQTISDVSMALDWIRSTLLYIRVLKNPTHYGFSADLDRHGIEAKLQELCLRNLNSLSSIGLINMDEDINIKPAEAGRLMARYCVAFDTMKQFSKVTGTENLSDLIELVSKSREFSDIQLRMNEKRPLNTLNRDKNRITIRFPFEGKIKTSEMKVNCLIQAQLGSISIQEFGLTQDTAAIFRNGMRISKCLSEFLCQPSKTGFSALLNSLILAKCFRAKLWENSPYVSKQLEKIGQTLSTAMVNAGLTTFSKIEQTNPRELELILNRHPPFGSQIRESVIHLPKYEVTLEQLPRYSCAMAEIVVKVNLKNQAQLLSRRTAPTHHYVSLIIGNSDNTVVFLQKLTDLVLLKCGSWSKKIEVAKASKGEEISVNLISSDYVGLDIQQKFNVYYSGARRFGTDNPYNISYDRTGQRPQHSALQPQSTDQAAAQWENTASASDPDSGNTRQCNHFCKNKDLCGHDCCKVGVTVTRKRSANQESSFSSYLKDLRSRCDTLTQTPVKRLKIKMSEKSASVDMQQFAFKPKERPHVPRYGGGRYEASVGLTGGDWAHLPDILHLDNVDGDYEDNVEDLHRTMEEPPQTPATSHAHPSVWMNPDISVGASGDHKPHLNQFSTTDSAYTKTGVSHCQTAPSSQIPTVNFDLGNEWDDWSDFDDENLVHATETSLASCPTDAQPQVQQSVDYNMPDFAMSSSPVFLFDSKVKPCGTTARTPLRLISPNLSPEIRKPGSSLVTMRPQNRITLDWKGKRPSVFSEEVTVKTPEALPETHVAPLTRRFDFFSMSVPASSSSSIDRCSNSKEEEAFLGIFDDGVVSCLY, from the exons ATGTTGGATTCCAATGACTGCACCTTGTCCCTAGACAACCTGTTTTTTGAGAAACCCATTGTCCACCAAGT AAAGCCACTACACCAGGAGGCCAGTCCATGGCAGCTGGAagtgcctccctctctttctcagaTTCCAGACACTCAGGATatgcaggaggaggcagagtttCTCTCCACCCTATACA GTTCCTCACAAAAACCCAAGACGTTCCTGCCTCCTTTCAAGGCATCAGCTGGCCTTAAGGTTTTACCATCAAAAATCAACAGTCCTTACAGTTCCAAGAATGGTGAGACAGAGATTGAAACTCGGGTTGGCAGCAACTGCCCCAGCAGATCTGATAGCCTTTGGGGAAGTGAAGGGTTCATGGATTACTCTCGGGGTGCCAGTCAGAGTGGCAGGGGTGGAGATGAAACCCTGCAGGACCCTGATCATGTGGCCGTCAGTGGGAGGTGTTTGTCTCTGGACCACAGCAGAGTCCCACCTCTACGGAGAAG CTTGTTCAAGGTTCAGGTGTTGAACAATGGAGGTGACTCGTCAAACACATATGACCTCAGTAggagctgcagccagacagcATCCAGACCTCAAACTTTTCTCAGTCAGGTTGCCATGGCGAcagtgcctcctcctcttcagccgCCACGGGCGACAGTTAGCCAGGCGgctcctcctttctccactAAGCCCCGCTTctcacccccccctcctctggGCTCATCTGCAGCGAGTGGCCGACCCCCGCAGCAGGCGGCACATGCAGAGATGCAGGACAAGGGCACAAAGAGAGCCTTCGTTCCGCCCATGACGCCTCAGCCGCTCTGCATACAAG GGTCTTCTGGGTCTGGAGTTTTACGACCAGTTTCTGAAATTC CAGCTAAGTTCAGATCTGTCTTCAGCGAGTTCCCCTTTTTCAACTATGTTCAGTCAAAAGCACTGGATGAC GTTCTTTACACGGGTAAGAACTTTGTGGCATGTGCTCCTACCGGATCTGGTAAAACAGTACTGTTTGAACTGGCCATCATTCGCCTGCTAATGGAAACCTCAGAGCCCTGGAGAGATGTCAAAGCTGTCTATA TGGCCCCTATCAAAGCTCTCTGCAGTCAGTGCTTTGAGAGCTGGAAGAACAAGTTTGGTCCTCTGGGACTGAGCTGTAAGGAGCTGACGGGCGACACAGAGATCGATGACTTCTTTGAGATTCAGGACTCCCACATCATCTTGACCACGCCT gAAAAATGGGACAGCATGACTAGAAAATGGAAGGATAACTGTCTGTTGCAGCTAGTCAGGCTCTTCCTTATTGATGAG GTGCATGTGGTGAAGGATTCGACCCGTGGTGCCACCCTGGAAGTGGTGGTGAGCAGGATGAAGGCCGTACATGCCTACAGGACAGCACAGAATCCAAAGACAGGCCTTTCTATGAGGTTTGTGGCTGTATCGGCCACCATTCCTAACATCTCTGAT ATAGCAGACTGGCTGTCTAACGAGAGTGGTCCAGCCACGTATCTCGCAATGGATGAGAGCCACCGTCCAGTGAAGCTGAGGAAGGTGGTGCTGGGATTCCCCTGCAGCCCAAACCAAACAGAGTTCAAGTTTGACCTGTCACTCAATTACAAGATGGCCAGCATCATACAAACATACTCCGACCAGAAGCCTGCGCTGGTG TTTTGCTCTACAAGGAAAGGAGCCCAGCAGTCAGCTACAGTTCTGGCTAAGGATGCTCGGTTCATAATGAGCATGGAGCACAAGCAAAG GTTGTTAAAATATGCAAACTCTATTCTGGATTCAAAACTGAGAG ATCTGGTGATGATAGGAGTCGGTTATCACCATGCAGGAGTTGACTTGTCTGATAGAAAGTTGATAGAAAAGGCCTTTACTCTGGGAGACCTGCCTGTCCTCT TTACCACCAGGACTCTGGCCATGGGGGTGAACCTGCCAGCTCATCTGGTTGTGATCAAGTCTACCATGCAGTATGTGGCAGGCTCCTGCGAGGAGTACAGCGAGGCCGACTTGCTGCAGATGATAGGCCGAGCTGGAAGACCACAA TTTGACACATCAGCAACTGCAGTGATCATGACCAAGATCCAAACCAAAGACAAGTACATGAAGCTCATGAATGGGATGGAAATCATTGAGAGCAG CTTACACTGTCACCTGGTGGAGCACCTGAATGCTGAGATTGTTCTCCAAACCATCAGTGATGTCAGCATGGCTCTGGACTGGATACGCTCCACCCTCCTCTACATCAGAGTCCTGAAGAACCCCACCCACTACG GTTTCTCCGCCGACTTAGACAGACACGGAATTGAAGCAAAATTGCAAG AACTGTGTTTAAGGAACCTCAACTCTCTGTCCTCCATTGGTCTGATCAACATGGATGAGGATATCAACATCAAACCAGCAG agGCCGGCAGGTTGATGGCGAGGTACTGTGTCGCCTTTGACACCATGAAACAGTTCAGCAAAGTGACTGGCACTGAGAACCTGTCTGACCTG ATTGAGCTGGTGTCGAAGAGCAGAGAGTTCAGCGACATTCAGCTGAGAATGAACGAGAAGAGGCCTTTGAACACTTTGAACAGGGACAAGAACAGGATCACCATCAG GTTTCCCTTTGAGGGAAAGATCAAAACCAGTGAGATGAAAGTGAACTG CTTGATTCAGGCTCAGCTTGGTTCCATCTCAATTCAAGAGTTTGGACTCACACAGGACACAGCAGCGATCTTCAGGAATGGGATGCGCATCAGCAAAT GCCTGTCAGAGTTTTTGTGTCAGCCATCCAAGACTGGTTTTTCTGCTCTTCTCAACTCCCTGATCCTGGCTAAGTGCTTCAGAGCCAAGCTCTGGGAAAACTCACCCTATGTTTCCAAACAGCTGGAGAAGATAG gccaGACCCTATCAACTGCCATGGTGAACGCTGGACTCACCACTTTCAGCAAAATAGAGCAAACCAACCCCAGAGAGCTTGAGCTG aTTCTCAACAGACATCCACCATTTGGCAGCCAAATCAGAGAATCTGTCATACATCTGCCCAAGTATGAAGTTACTTTGGAGCAG CTTCCGAGGTATAGCTGTGCCATGGCAGAGATTGTGGTAAAGGTGAACCTAAAAAACCAAGCACAGCTGCTGTCCAGGAGAACAGCTCCCACCCACCACTATGTGTCTCTGATCATTGGAAACTCGGACAACACAGTGGTCTTCCTACAGAAACTCAC GGACTTGGTGCTTTTGAAGTGTGGAAGCTGGTCAAAGAAGATTGAGGTGGCAAAAGCCTCCAAAGGAGAGGAGATCAGTGTCAATCTCATCAGCTCAGACTATG TCGGCTTAGACATCCAGCAGAAGTTCAACGTGTACTACTCTGGAGCCAGGAGGTTTGGAACTGATAATCCATACAACATATCATATGATCGTACTGGACAGAGACCGCAGCACTCTGCACTGCAACCACAGTCTACAGatcaggctgcagctcagtgggAAAACACAGCATCTGCTTCAGACCCAG ACTCAGGCAATACAAGACAGTGCAACCACTTCTGCAAGAATAAGGATCTCTGTGGTCATGACTGCT GTAAAGTAGGTGTGACAGTGACAAGAAAGAGGTCAGCAAATCAAGAATCTAGTTTCTCTTCCTATTTGAAAGACCTGAGGAGCAGGtgtgacacactcacacagactcCTGTCAAACGACTCAAG ATTAAAATGAGTGAGAAGTCTGCGTCTGTCGACATGCAGCAGTTTGCTTTCAAACCCAAAGAGAGGCCACATGTTCCCAG GTATGGAGGGGGTCGTTATGAGGCTTCAGTGGGTCTGACAGGAGGAGACTGGGCTCACCTGCCAGACATCCTTCATCTGGACAACGTTGACGGTG ATTATGAAGACAATGTGGAGGACTTGCACAGGACGATGGAGGAGCCTCCCCAAACGCCTGCTACATCTCATGCTCACC CCTCTGTGTGGATGAACCCAGATATCAGTGTTGGTGCAAGTGGAGACCATAAACCACATCTAAACCAATTCAGTACAACCGACTCAGCTTATACAAAGACTGGTGTATCTCACTGCCAAACTGCACCATCCTCACAAATACCGACTGTCAACTTTGACCTTGGGAATGAATGGGACGACTGGAGCGACTTTGATGATGAGAACTTGGTGCATGCCACTGAGACATCATTGGCCTCGTGTCCAACTGATGCACAACCTCAAGTCCAGCAGTCTGTAGACTACAACATGCCAG ACTTTGCCATGTCATCATCACCAGTATTCCTCTTTGACTCAAAAGTCAAACCCTGTGGAACAACAGCAAGAACACCACTGAG GCTGATTTCACCAAATTTAAGTCCTGAAATCAGAAAACCAGGATCCTCACTGGTCACAATGAGACCACAGAACAGAATCACACTGGACTGGAAAGGAAAG AGGCCAAGCGTATTCAGTGAAGAGGTCACAGTAAAAACACCAGAAGCTCTCCCTGAGACCCACGTGGCTCCACTTACCAGAAggtttgatttcttttcaatGAGCGtcccagccagcagcagctcatccaTCGACAGATG cagcaacagcaaagaagaggaagcttTCCTTGGGATATTTGATG aTGGAgttgtctcctgtctgtatTAA
- the cdc7 gene encoding cell division cycle 7-related protein kinase → MSLCANPVCARFLPGDVETDIEFLYKAVPQLAKVFRIIDKIGEGTFSSVYLGEAQMQDGKREMFALKHLIPTSHPARIAAELQCLTVAGGRENVMGVTYCFRKEDHVVIVMPYMEHQAIVDIIGSLSFEEVRLYIYHLLKALRHIHQFGIIHRDIKPNNFLYNRSSKMYALVDFGLAQGTADTQIELLKVVRQRPSQKGGGSTGKQDTTQRSKAPPKLPPKATTASMSQPLPPRQSTTVPPSSSSSPTTTTSSSAPRRALVKKARSVTTTTVTTSTSRTKHTKDLPGLRKVSRPVFGERNLNSCTPAPSTTKQAVMKMELVKPSKTEDPASRRYSSASRGPLPVRTQSNSQKAQRSVHQGLTCNCYLTERVCNICMSRKQQVAPRAGTPGFRAPEVLTKCPNQGTAIDVWSAGVILLSLLSGRYPFFKASDDLIALTQIMTIRGSRETIQAAKAFGKAVVCSRELPRQNLRTLCETLRGQRPSPDDEVTPLPEANKDSTASRRHKIQDDTPTRRPAEGTFEQHKDGAGETLREHSGSTETTKQSSETDRKVAEDERGWDRVPDEAYDLLDRLLDLNPATRITAAQALQHPLFTDL, encoded by the exons ATGTCACTTTGTGCAAAT CCTGTTTGTGCTCGTTTCCTTCCAGGGGATGTGGAGACAGACATTGAGTTTCTCTACAAAGCTGTCCCTCAGCTGGCCAAGGTTTTCCGCATCATAGACAAAATTGGCGAAG GTACGTTCAGCTCGGTGTATCTGGGCGAGGCTCAGATGCAGgatgggaagagagagatgTTTGCCCTGAAGCACCTCATCCCGACCAGCCATCCTGCACGCATCGCTGCTGAGCTTCAGTGTCTCACCGTTGCTGG tggcAGAGAGAATGTGATGGGGGTGACGTACTGCTTCAGGAAGGAGGACCATGTAGTGATTGTCATGCCCTATATGGAGCATCAAGCTATTGTG GACATCATCGGCTCATTGAGCTTTGAAGAGGTTCGGCTGTACATCTATCACCTGTTGAAGGCCTTGAGACACATCCACCAGTTTGGTATCATTCACCGAGACATCAAACCAAACAATTTCCTCTACAACAGGAGCAGCAAAAT GTATGCGCTGGTGGACTTCGGCCTGGCTCAGGGCACAGCAGACACCCAGATTGAGCTGCTGAAGGTGGTGAGGCAGAGGCCATCGCAAAAAGGTGGAGGGTCCACAGGGAAACAAGACACCACACAGAGGAGCAAAGCACCACCTAAACTCCCTCCCAAAGCCACCACAGCCTCAATGTCACAACCTCTGCCTCCACGGCAGTCCACGACTGtgccaccttcctcctcctcttcccccaccaccaccacatcctCCTCAGCCCCTCGGAGAGCACTGGTTAAAAAAGCACGTtctgtcaccaccaccaccgtcaccacctccacctctcgcacaaagcacacaaag GATTTGCCTGGACTGCGCAAAGTGTCACGGCCTGTGTTTGGAGAGAGGAACCTGAATAGCTGCACTCCAGCTCCATCCACCACCAAACAAGCTGTCATGAAGATGGAG CTGGTGAAGCCCAGCAAAACAGAGGACCCAGCCAGCCGAAGGTACTCCTCAGCCAGCCGAGGCCCGCTGCCTGTCAGGACCCAGAGCAACAGTCAGAAAGCTCAGAGGAGTGTTCATCAGGGCCTCACCTGTAACTGCTACTTAACAGAACGTGTCTGCAACATCTGCATGTCCAG GAAGCAGCAAGTGGCTCCCAGGGCAGGAACACCAGGCTTCAGAGCACCAGAAGTCCTCACAAAGTGTCCAAACCAAGGAACAG CCATAGACGTGTGGTCAGCTGGTGTGATCCTGCTCTCGCTGCTCAGTGGTCGTTACCCGTTCTTCAAAGCTAGTGATGACCTGATTGCCCTCACTCAGATCATGACCATACGAGGCTCCAGAGAAACCATCCAGGCTGCCAAGGCATTTG GGAAGGCAGTGGTGTGTAGCCGGGAGCTGCCTCGGCAGAATCTCAGGACGCTGTGTGAGACGCTAAGAGGGCAGAGGCCGTCACCAGACGATGAAGTCACGCCACTTCCCGAAGCCAACAAAGACTCCACCGCCAGCCGTCGCCACAAGATCCAAGATGATACACCGACACGTCGTCCGGCTGAAGGAACATTTGAGCAGCACAAAGACGGAGCAGGTGAAACTCTCAGAGAACATTCAGGGAGCACAGAAACCACTAAACAAAGCTCAGAGACAGACCGCAAGGTGGCGGAAGATGAGCGGGGCTGGGACAGAGTTCCCGATGAGGCCTACGACCTGCTGGACCGGCTGCTGGACCTGAATCCTGCCACCAGGATCACAGCTGCTCAGGCCCTGCAGCACCCACTGTTCACAGACCTGTGA
- the glmna gene encoding glomulin, FKBP associated protein a, protein MALEQLSDVVQRCQALPDDSYTAEDHDIFTVAGRSCIEEGNSAQVLSIVLDEKNQDIVRCMGWNLLPPLIQILLRKEDKNVSQCLAIFNHLLQTCRPKELLIGLLEQLEQDDPDTIAESLHLLLSPLQKVLLTLGSRKASSLGMTLSSVLDQVAKLPLPHTKEQEEDDVFSLCRCCTDLTDFVRPFVHEAKQSILNSKAQTESANKTAGEQDKGEEDELRTELLKFCMKTLSHPLLEVQLKDPDTLAASPLRNFATEILTSLSAIGESLPSLVYQPLLKRKHIPGFLEEEVRYPKESLASLAHLVFVHHLAADTFPSVFSPVFCLRCNMEHVCLLLSRTEESRIEKGLELYEKSLVRVEAGSLPADLLEIKSFLAVPQNLVKVMTICPRHDLRTRGLKVFQLSIDKFDTEAKYRFFQYMLKTSNHSGVEGYIIKNIKNQIDFALQPGNGNTWFEGVHLLPLLRKVLSLPDGPETDLLQYLDRVMESLNLLRYLVIRDKVTENQTGIWTELYKIEDTFIKPLRVGVNMSRAHYERELHSIMETKRSKSKEESVLSVSVGDEKLPNMTSESQIEALHSALHTFDMMESVLVRIEELTEVKAEL, encoded by the exons ATGGCTCTGGAGCAGCTCAGTGATGTGGTCCAGAGATGT caaGCCCTCCCTGATGACAGCTACACCGCTGAGGATCATGATATCTTCACTGTTGCTGGGCGGAGCTGCATCGAGGAGGGAAACAGCGCACAGGTCCTCAGTATTGTCCTGGATGAAAAGAATCAG GACATCGTGAGATGTATGGGTTGGAATCTGCTACCACCCCTGATTCAGATTCTGCTGAGGAAAGAAGACAAGAACGTTTCTCAATGCCTCGCCATTTTCAACCACCTGCTACAG ACCTGCAGACCCAAGGAGCTGCTGATTGGTCTGttggagcagctggagcaggatGACCCCGACACCATAGCAGAGAGCCTCCATCTGCTGTTGAGCCCTCTACAGAAAG TGCTGCTGACCCTGGGCAGCCGCAAGGCGTCGTCCTTGGGCATGaccctgtcctctgtgctggaccAGGTGGCCAAACTGCCTCTGCCTCACACcaaggagcaagaggaggacgACGTGTTCTCCCTCTGTCGCTGCTGCACCGATCTCACAGACTTTGTCAGGCCCTTTGTGCACGAGGCCAAGCAAAGCATCCTGAACAGTAAGGCACAAACTGAGAGCGCAAACAAGACGGCGGGCGAACAGGACAAGGGTGAAGAGGATGAGCTGCGAACAGAGCTGCTAAAGTT CTGTATGAAGACTCTGAGCCACCCTCTGCTGGAGGTCCAACTCAAGGATCCAGACACTTTGGCTGCGTCTCCTCTCAGGAATTTTGCCACAGAGATTTTG ACCAGCCTCAGTGCTATCGGAGAGTCCCTCCCCAGTCTTGTGTACCAGCCTCTGttgaagagaaaacacattccaggcttcctggaggaggaggtgcgtTATCCTAAAGAGTCACTGGCCAGCTTGGCTCACCTCGTGTTCGTCCATCACCTGGCTGCAGACACATTCCCCAGTGTTTTCAG tCCGGTGTTCTGTTTGCGGTGTAACATGGAGCATGTTTGCCTCCTCCTGTCCAG AACTGAAGAGTCCAGGATTGAGAAAGGACTG GAACTGTATGAGAAGAGCCTGGTGCGGGTGGAGGCTGGCAGTCTGCCTGCAGACCTGCTGGAGATCAAAAGCTTCCTGGCAGTCCCTCAG aacTTGGTGAAGGTCATGACGATATGTCCAAGGCACGATTTG AGAACCAGAGGTCTGAAGGTTTTCCAGCTGAGCATCGATAAGTTTGACACTGAAGCCAAGTACAGGTTTTTCCA GTACATGCTGAAAACCAGCAATCACTCGGGAGTCGAAGGCTacatcattaaaaacatcaagaaCCAGATCGACTTTGCTCTGCAG ccAGGTAACGGTAACACCTGGTTCGAGGGAGTTCACCTGCTGCCTTTGCTGCGCAAAGTTCTCAGTCTGCCCGATGGTCCAGAGACTGACCTCCTGCAGTACCTGGACAG AGTCATGGAGTCTCTGAACCTGCTGCGTTACCTTGTCATCAGAGACAAAGTGACAGAGAACCAG ACGGGGATCTGGACTGAGCTGTATAAGATAGAAGATACGTTCATAAAGCCGCTCCGTGTTGGAGTGAACATGTCGAGAGCTCACTACGAGAGGGAGCTCCACAGCATCATGGAGACCAAGAGGAGCAAGTCCAAAG AGGAGTCGGTGCTCTCTGTGTCCGTTGGTGACGAGAAGCTGCCAAACATGACATCAGAGTCGCAGATTGAG GCTCTGCACTCGGCCCTGCACACGTTTGACATGATGGAGAGCGTGTTGGTGCGAATAGAGGAGCTCACCGAGGTCAAGGCTGAGCTGTGA